The Setaria italica strain Yugu1 chromosome IX, Setaria_italica_v2.0, whole genome shotgun sequence genome has a window encoding:
- the LOC101782427 gene encoding 2-carboxy-1,4-naphthoquinone phytyltransferase, chloroplastic isoform X1 — MPLAGIALAPFLLVTPLAPSPRRSCVATAAARRPSALRRARCSATAASGEAEEFGELSRATLLWRAAKLPIYSVALVPLTVGSASAYHHAGLFFARRYFTILAAAVLVITWLNLSNDVFDSDTGADKNKKESVVNIIGSRAVTQNAANVSLLLGFVGLFWAFAEAGDARFIFLVMCAIFCGYVYQCPPFRLSYQGLGEPLCFAAFGPLATTAFYFSNSSVNISSGKVVLPLTKTVVASSVLVGLTTTLILFCSHFHQIDGDLAVGKMSPLVRVGTEAGSRIVAVAIAMLYILLAAFAISKALPSACTVLCGLTLPVGKLVVDYVLKNHEDNAKIFMAKYYCVRLHALFGMALASGLVLARNGVLA, encoded by the exons ATGCCGCTCGCCGGAATAGCCCTCGCGCCTTTTCTCCTGGTCACTCCCCTCGCGCCTTCCCCTCGCCGTAGCTGCGTTGCCACTGCCGCGGCGAGAAGGCCAAGCGCTCTTCGGCGTGCTCGGTGCTCGGCTACAGCAGCTTCCGGTGAAGCCGAGGAGTTCGGCGAGCTGTCACGCGCGACGTTACTCTGGAGGGCGGCGAAGCTGCCCATATACTCCGTGGCGCTTGTGCCACTCACG GTAGGGAGCGCTTCTGCTTATCATCACGCAGGGCTATTCTTTGCCAGACGCTACTTCACTATCTTGGCAGCGGCAGTCCTTGTGATCACTTGGCTCAATCTGAG CAATGATGTCTTTGATTCGGATACTGGGGCTGATAAGAACAAGAAAGAATCTGTTGTTAACATTATTGGCAG TCGAGCTGTGACACAAAATGCTGCAAATGTTTCTCTTTTACTCGGCTTTGTGGGGCTATTTTGGGCCTTTGCAGAAGCCGGGGATGCTAGATTCATTTTCTTGGTGATGTGTGCAATCTTCTGTGGTTATGTTTATCAG TGTCCTCCATTTCGATTAAGTTATCAGGGACTAGGTGAGCCCTTGTGTTTTGCTGCTTTTGGTCCATTGGCAACCACAGCTTTCTACTTCTCAAACAGCAGCGTAAATATTTCAAG TGGAAAGGTGGTGCTCCCTCTCACCAAAACAGTCGTAGCTTCATCAGTCCTAGTTGGGTTGACAACTACTTTGATACTCTTCTGCAGCCATTTTCATCAG ATTGATGGAGATCTTGCTGTTGGAAAGATGTCTCCCCTG GTAAGAGTTGGCACTGAAGCAGGATCACGAATAGTGGCGGTTGCTATTGCCATGCTTTACATTCTTTTGGCTGCATTTGCCATAAGCAAAGCTCTTCCATCAGCTTGCACT GTCCTTTGTGGACTTACTCTGCCTGTGGGCAAATTGGTTGTGGACTATGTGCTGAAAAATCACGAG GACAATGCCAAGATTTTCATGGCGAAGTACTACTGTGTGCGGTTGCATGCTCTGTTTGGGATGGCGCTGGCTTCTGGTTTGGTCTTGGCCCGAAATGGTGTACTAGCCTGA
- the LOC101782427 gene encoding 2-carboxy-1,4-naphthoquinone phytyltransferase, chloroplastic isoform X2 has translation MPLAGIALAPFLLVTPLAPSPRRSCVATAAARRPSALRRARCSATAASGEAEEFGELSRATLLWRAAKLPIYSVALVPLTVGSASAYHHAGLFFARRYFTILAAAVLVITWLNLSNDVFDSDTGADKNKKESVVNIIGSRAVTQNAANVSLLLGFVGLFWAFAEAGDARFIFLVMCAIFCGYVYQGLGEPLCFAAFGPLATTAFYFSNSSVNISSGKVVLPLTKTVVASSVLVGLTTTLILFCSHFHQIDGDLAVGKMSPLVRVGTEAGSRIVAVAIAMLYILLAAFAISKALPSACTVLCGLTLPVGKLVVDYVLKNHEDNAKIFMAKYYCVRLHALFGMALASGLVLARNGVLA, from the exons ATGCCGCTCGCCGGAATAGCCCTCGCGCCTTTTCTCCTGGTCACTCCCCTCGCGCCTTCCCCTCGCCGTAGCTGCGTTGCCACTGCCGCGGCGAGAAGGCCAAGCGCTCTTCGGCGTGCTCGGTGCTCGGCTACAGCAGCTTCCGGTGAAGCCGAGGAGTTCGGCGAGCTGTCACGCGCGACGTTACTCTGGAGGGCGGCGAAGCTGCCCATATACTCCGTGGCGCTTGTGCCACTCACG GTAGGGAGCGCTTCTGCTTATCATCACGCAGGGCTATTCTTTGCCAGACGCTACTTCACTATCTTGGCAGCGGCAGTCCTTGTGATCACTTGGCTCAATCTGAG CAATGATGTCTTTGATTCGGATACTGGGGCTGATAAGAACAAGAAAGAATCTGTTGTTAACATTATTGGCAG TCGAGCTGTGACACAAAATGCTGCAAATGTTTCTCTTTTACTCGGCTTTGTGGGGCTATTTTGGGCCTTTGCAGAAGCCGGGGATGCTAGATTCATTTTCTTGGTGATGTGTGCAATCTTCTGTGGTTATGTTTATCAG GGACTAGGTGAGCCCTTGTGTTTTGCTGCTTTTGGTCCATTGGCAACCACAGCTTTCTACTTCTCAAACAGCAGCGTAAATATTTCAAG TGGAAAGGTGGTGCTCCCTCTCACCAAAACAGTCGTAGCTTCATCAGTCCTAGTTGGGTTGACAACTACTTTGATACTCTTCTGCAGCCATTTTCATCAG ATTGATGGAGATCTTGCTGTTGGAAAGATGTCTCCCCTG GTAAGAGTTGGCACTGAAGCAGGATCACGAATAGTGGCGGTTGCTATTGCCATGCTTTACATTCTTTTGGCTGCATTTGCCATAAGCAAAGCTCTTCCATCAGCTTGCACT GTCCTTTGTGGACTTACTCTGCCTGTGGGCAAATTGGTTGTGGACTATGTGCTGAAAAATCACGAG GACAATGCCAAGATTTTCATGGCGAAGTACTACTGTGTGCGGTTGCATGCTCTGTTTGGGATGGCGCTGGCTTCTGGTTTGGTCTTGGCCCGAAATGGTGTACTAGCCTGA
- the LOC101783112 gene encoding vegetative cell wall protein gp1-like — MVMDKPNLPQPPPPSSASTAASSLKSLNKASYKISKQLSSTSASSAPASASASSMRAPSPPPPQPPRPSPPLPPPPPAQASSIPADHPPPQPPVYNIDKSDFRDVVQKLTGSPSHLLPPQAPAAPAAAAAAMAPPPPIMAPPPPPIMAPPPPPTAIPSRLHRIRPPPLAPPRPVPILPPPPPALSPLPPLPAVCMTAESPISAYMRRLRGMPSPIHVPTSPLGFGCLPSPRTPPSPGVAMPATSPRVRDP, encoded by the coding sequence ATGGTCATGGACAAGCCCAAcctcccgcagccgccgccaccgtcctcggCATCCACCGCCGCATCCTCGCTCAAGTCCCTCAACAAGGCCTCCTACAAGATCTCCAAGCAGTtgtcctccacctccgcctcttCCGCTCCCGCATCCGCTTCCGCTTCCTCGATGAGGgcgccttccccgccgccgccgcagcctcccCGCCCGTCTCCTCcgctcccaccgccgccaccggcgcagGCGTCGTCCATCCCCGCCGACCACCCGCCTCCCCAGCCCCCGGTCTACAACATCGACAAGTCCGACTTCCGCGACGTCGTGCAGAAGCTCACCGGCTCCCCGTCCCACCTCCTCCCGCCCCAggccccggccgcccccgccgctgccgccgcggccatggcgccACCTCCGCCCATCATGGCGCCTCCCCCGCCTCCCATCatggcgcctccgccgccgccaacggcgATACCCTCCCGCCTCCACCgcatccggccgccgccgctggccccgccgcgcccggtgcccatcctgccgccgcccccgccggcgctctccccgctcccgccgctcccggcgGTCTGCATGACCGCGGAGTCGCCCATCTCCGCCTACATGCGCCGCCTCCGCGGGATGCCCTCGCCGATCCACGTGCCAACGTCGCCGCTCGGATTCGGCTGCCTGCCCtcgccgcggacgccgccgtcgcccggcGTGGCGATGCCGGCCACCAGCCCCCGCGTCCGCGACCCGTGA
- the LOC101783518 gene encoding alcohol dehydrogenase-like 2, translating into MDDQSPKPIRCKAAVCRAAGEPLTVEEIVVDPPKAYEIRIKIVCTSLCHSDITFWRGKASIPFSHEAYGVVESLGEHVEGFAAGDTVVPTFLSQCDRCPGCASEHNNLCSTVPFVFGPGMRRDGTTRFHDSQGNPLHDLVAVSSFSEYTVVDVTQVIKIDPAVPPKLACLLSCGASTGVGAAWKVAKVEPGSSVVIFGLGSIGLAVAQGAKMCGASKIIGVDLNPDKEEVGKSFGVTHFVNPSQLGNSSVSEEIGKLTGGGADYGFECIGVSSVMTDAFTSTKPGKGKTIILGFEKNNEPISLPSLDLLSGKCVMGSYFGGMKPKTDVPILAQKCMNKELELEGLVTHEVGLQEINQAFNLLLQGKSLRCLIWMDK; encoded by the exons ATGGACGACCAGAGCCCCAAGCCCATCCGCTGCAAAG CTGCGGTGTGCAgagccgccggcgagccgctcACCGTCGAGGAGATCGTTGTCGATCCACCGAAGGCGTACGAGATCCGCATCAAGATCGTCTGCACCTCCCTCTGCCACAGTGACATCACCTTCTGGCGCGGGAAGGCAAGTATACCATTCA gccATGAGGCTTACGG GGTGGTGGAGAGCCTGGGGGAGCATGTGGAGggcttcgccgccggcgacacGGTGGTGCCGACGTTCTTGAGCCAGTGCGATCGCTGCCCGGGCTGCGCGTCCGAGCACAACAACCTCTGCTCCACGGTGCCCTTCGTCTTCGGCCCCGGGATGCGGCGCGACGGCACCACCCGGTTCCATGACTCCCAAGGGAACCCGCTGCACGACCTGGTCGCCGTTTCCAGCTTTAGCGAGTACACCGTCGTGGACGTGACCCAGGTCATCAAGATCGACCCCGCCGTGCCGCCCAAGCTCGCCTGCCTCCTCAGCTGCGGCGCCAGCACCG GGGTGGGAGCAGCGTGGAAGGTGGCCAAGGTGGAACCAGGTTCATCGGTGGTCATCTTTGGGCttggatccattggattagcg GTGGCACAAGGTGCAAAAATGTGTGGAGCATCCAAGATTATCGGTGTTGATCTGAACCCTGACAAAGAGGAAGTTG GGAAATCGTTCGGTGTGACGCATTTTGTTAATCCGTCGCAGTTGGGCAATAGTTCAGTCAGTGAG GAGATAGGGAAGCTCACAGGAGGTGGTGCTGACTATGGCTTCGAGTGCATCGGCGTGTCGTCGGTGATGACGGATGCCTTCACAAGCACCAAGCCT GGCAAGGGCAAGACGATCATCCTGGGCTTCGAGAAGAACAATGAGCCAATCTCCCTGCCGTCCCTGGACCTCCTGTCCGGCAAGTGCGTCATGGGCTCCTACTTCGGCGGGATGAAGCCCAAGACCGACGTCCCAATCCTCGCCCAGAAATGCATGAACAAG GAGTTGGAGCTGGAAGGGCTGGTCACTCATGAAGTCGGCTTGCAGGAGATCAACCAGGCCTTCAACCTGCTCCTGCAAGGGAAGAGCCTCAGATGCCTCATATGGATGGACAAGTGA
- the LOC101783918 gene encoding alcohol dehydrogenase-like 5 yields the protein MEDKSPKPIRCKAAVCRAAGEPLTIEEIVVDPPKAYEIRIKLICTSLCHTDITFWQAKVAPVFQRILGHEAYGVVESVGEHVEGFAAGDAVVPTLLGQCDHCPSCASEHNNLCTSVPVTMAPGMRRDGTTRFRDAQGSPVHDLLAVSSFSEYTVVDVNQVVKLDPTVPPKLACLLSCGAGTDEPGVGAAWRLAKVEPGSSVAIFGLGSVGLAVAQGAKMCGASKIIGVDLNPDKEEVGKAFGVTDFVNPTQLDKSSVSGVIGEMTGGGVDCSFECVGVPSVMTDAFRSTKQGNGKTIILGLGKETDQLCVPALELLFGKCVIGSALGGIKPKTDIPILAEKCMNKELELDGLVTHEVGLREINTAFDLLLQGKSLRCIIWMGK from the exons ATGGAGGACAAGAGCCCCAAGCCCATCCGCTGCAAAG CGGCGGTGTGCAgagccgccggcgagccgctgACCATCGAGGAGATCGTCGTGGATCCTCCCAAGGCGTACGAGATCCGCATCAAGCTCATCTGCACCTCGCTCTGCCACACTGACATCACCTTCTGGCAAGCCAAG GTGGCTCCAGTATTTCAGAGAATCTTAGGCCACGAGGCCTACGG AGTGGTGGAGAGCGTCGGGGAGCACGTGGAGggcttcgccgccggcgacgcggtGGTGCCGACGTTGCTGGGCCAGTGCGACCACTGCCCCAGCTGCGCGTCCGAGCACAACAACCTGTGCACCTCGGTGCCGGTGACCATGGCCCCCGGGATGCGGCGCGACGGCACCACCCGGTTCCGGGACGCGCAGGGGAGCCCCGTGCACGACCTCCTCGCCGTGTCCAGCTTCAGCGAGTACACCGTCGTGGACGTGAACCAGGTCGTCAAGCTCGACCCCACCGTCCCGCCCAAGCTCGCCTGCCTCCTCAGCTGCGGCGCGGGCACCGATGAGCCTG GAGTGGGAGCTGCGTGGAGGTTGGCCAAGGTGGAACCTGGTTCATCAGTTGCCATTTTTGGGCTGGGATCGGTCGGCTTGGCG GTGGCACAAGGTGCAAAGATGTGCGGAGCGTCCAAGATCATCGGTGTTGATCTGAACCCTGACAAAGAGGAAGTTG GAAAAGCTTTCGGCGTGACGGATTTTGTTAACCCAACGCAGCTGGACAAGAGCTCCGTCAGCGGG GTGATCGGCGAGatgaccggcggcggcgtcgactgCAGCTTCGAGTGCGTCGGCGTGCCCTCGGTGATGACCGATGCGTTCAGAAGCACGAAGCAGGGAAACGGCAAGACGATCATCCTAGGACTGGGGAAGGAGACGGATCAGCTGTGCGTGCCGGCCCTGGAGCTCCTGTTCGGCAAGTGCGTCATCGGGTCGGCACTAGGCGGGATCAAGCCCAAGACCGACATCCCGATCCTCGCCGAGAAATGCATGAAcaaggagctggagctggacggGCTGGTCACGCACGAAGTTGGCCTGCGGGAGATCAACACGGCCTTCGACCTGCTCCTGCAGGGGAAGAGCCTGCGGTGCATCATATGGATGGGCAAGTGA
- the LOC101784324 gene encoding alcohol dehydrogenase-like 7, translating into MENHGPKPIRCKAAVCRAAGEPLAIEEIVVDPPKAYEVRIRVVCTSVCHSDVTFWRMKDFPGVFPRIFGHEAFGVVESVGEHAEGFAAGDAVVPTFLGQCSECVDCRSPRSNMCSRFRFAVRPGMLRDGATRFADAQGRPLHHFLGVSSFAEYTVVDVNHVVKVSPDMPPALACLLSCGASTGVGAAWKLAKVEPGSSVAIFGLGAVGLAVAEGARICGASKIIGVDINPDKQELGKKFGVTHFINPKELGEKPVNQAIIEMTDGGADYCFECIGLAVLMKEAFLSTRDGWGKTIILGVEMHGAPLSIPSRQILHGKTVIGSMFGGVKPKQDIPILADKYLNKELELDKFITHEVGLNDINEAFDLLLQGKSVRCTIWMNK; encoded by the exons ATGGAGAACCATGGCCCCAAGCCCATCCGATGCAAAG cggccGTGTGCAGGGCCGCCGGGGAGCCGCTGGCCATCGAGGAGATCGTCGTCGACCCGCCCAAGGCGTACGAGGTCCGGATACGGGTCGTCTGCACGTCGGTCTGCCACAGTGACGTCACCTTCTGGCGCATGAAG GATTTTCCCGGCGTTTTCCCAAGAATATTTGGCCACGAAGCTTTCGG GGTGGTGGAGAGCGTCGGAGAGCACGCGGAGGGGTTCGCGGCGGGCGACGCGGTGGTGCCGACGTTCCTGGGGCAGTGCAGCGAGTGCGTGGACTGCCGATCGCCGCGGAGCAACATGTGCTCCAGGTTCCGGTTCGCAGTGCGCCCGGGGATGCTGCGCGACGGCGCCACCCGGTTCGCCGACGCCCAGGGCCGCCCGCTCCACCACTTCCTGGGCGTCTCCAGCTTCGCCGAGTACACCGTCGTGGACGTCAACCACGTCGTCAAGGTCAGCCCGGACATGCCGCCGGCACTCGCCTGCCTCCTCAGCTGCGGCGCCTCCACTG GGGTTGGAGCGGCATGGAAGCTGGCGAAAGTTGAGCCTGGATCTTCGGTCGCGATCTTTGGCCTCGGCGCCGTAGGATTGGCG GTAGCCGAAGGAGCGAGGATTTGTGGGGCGTCAAAGATAATCGGCGTAGATATAAACCCTGACAAACAGGAACTTG GGAAGAAGTTCGGCGTGACACATTTCATCAATCCAAAAGAACTTGGTGAGAAACCTGTCAACCAG GCGATAATCGAGATGACTGACGGTGGTGCGGACTACTGCTTCGAGTGCATCGGGCTGGCGGTGCTGATGAAGGAAGCATTCCTGAGCACCCGAGAT GGTTGGGGCAAGACGATCATTCTTGGAGTGGAAATGCACGGAGCCCCTCTCTCCATACCTTCTCGGCAGATCCTCCACGGGAAAACTGTCATCGGTTCCATGTTTGGAGGGGTGAAGCCTAAGCAGGACATTCCCATCCTCGCCGATAAGTACCTGAACAAG gagctggagctggacaaGTTCATAACCCATGAAGTTGGCCTCAACGACATCAACGAGGCTTTTGACCTGCTGCTTCAGGGGAAGAGTGTCAGGTGCACTATATGGATGAACAAGTGA